The genomic stretch tctctccaacattgggatttgaactcaggactttgtgcttgcttgctaggcagatgcactactgcttgagccatgcctccagcccttcacCTCTGGTTTTTGAAGTGTTTCTGTGGAGTTGTCTGGCCTTGTGTCTGGGCTGTGAACCTGTCTGCCATCCCCTGGCCAGTGTGGGAGGGGCAGACGTTCACTTTTTTCCACTTGTTTTGCTTCAGGTTTTGCTGGGTAGTTTTGCTGCCCATTCTTTACTATAGCTAGAAGAAATTCCTTCTCATTATTCCTTTAAGCTTGGCATTTTTCCTATGAGGTGAATTTTGAGTCACCCATATCCTTTAGGAACCTGCCATGTCTTGACTGCAGTGTTGAATTTCTAGATTAATTGGGGCCAGAGGCACAGAGTGGAGGGGCTGAGTCAGCAGAGGAGGCCTGCAGCTGCTACACCCAGTGTGTGCAGACACATAGTGTGCAGGCAGATAGTATGTACAAACTGCCCACCTGAGGACAGAGACAAGAGAAGCTCCACATCCTGCAAACCTTTTCATTGTTCCAGGGCCAGGTGATTTGTCAGCCTGAGGGAGGGCTATTGCCCCTTGGCCTGGGGTGCTGTTGGGCTCAGTGGTGGGCTCCTGAGTATCTGTCCATTCTTCTGAGTGTAGGGGGCCTCAGAACAATGACATGACCTTAAACTCCTGACCCTTGGACTGTGCTTTCTTGCCTTTCAGATCGTGTTCAACGTGGAACCCCCCAACAGCAGCCTTGGCTCCATGGTGGGGCCAGGGGTCTCACAGTCCTATAAGGTGGGACCTGCCTCCAGGATGTGGACAAGGCTGGAGGTCTTGCAGACATGTGGAGTTGGGCTTTCTCTAGGACCCGGAGCCTAGAGAAAGCCTTATGACACCTGTACACTAACCCCTTCAGGTGCACATACACCCTGACACCAGCCACCGGAGGGCTGCTCAGCAATCAGACGCCTGGAGTGCCACTGCATCTAGAAAACCAGGTACAGGCCTGGGGCTGACATGCTCCTGCCCTACATTAGTGCCCACCCAGTGCTGCTGTGCTGAATATACCTGTGGCTCCTTGATTGCATTCTGAAAATCAGAATCCTCAAAGGAGGCCCTAGGTACTGTTACCTACCCAGAGCCACCATGTGGGGCAGCAGTAGAGCCAGGACCCATTGAGGCCTCATCACCCTACAAGACACACTCATTTCGGCTGAGGCAGGTCAGCACTCAGCTCTGCTTTATCCAACCAGTGCCATGACTGGGCCTTCCAAACTCTCATGGCCAGCATGagcaggtcccttgacctgactgggagcgactggggattaagaaaaaaacaaagacagacacagagaagagCTGGGGTCGGATGGGTCCAGtactcctgatgagagatgccaGTGACCTCCTCTGCCTCCAAGCACgtttatttatacagcatgtgTGGTAAAGGGGGAGTGAAATGCAGGTcaagttctcatgggtccagttgTGTAGGCGGCAGGAACAGAGCAGTTGTGGTATGTTACTTACTACAGACTATCCTGACTAGGTCAGcgtgtcctgtttttcttgcaaggcagccttgctgaaccttgcctccccttggctgggtccatgcctatcagccaagaggcccttgACATAGCCGTGCTCATGCCAAGGTTacttccactgcctcagtctcccctcttgcaaggcagccttgctgaatcTTGCTCACTTTGGGaccttgccttctcagcacaaaggacCTTGACACGGCCTTGCTCCTGTCAAGGTCTCTTCTCAGTCTGTGTAGTTACTGGTGTCCCACACAAACCTTGTCTCACACTGCCGGGAGAGCATCCCCAGGTCACAGGATCATGTGTGAAGGGTAGGCTGCTGACCCTGTTGCCCGCAGCGAGCTGACCTTGAGTCTCTGCCTTTCACCAGCCTTCTATGCTTCAGCTGCTGCTTGGTGTCTTAGAGCCTGTGCCAGTGCCACTGGGGCACCTATGCAGGTGGGGCCTGGATGCCTGGATACCAGGGCTGGTATCTACAGCACTGAGCTTTTGGATGCATCTGGCAGTGAGTCTGGCTCATGGCAATCACTCACTCAGGAGGCACTCGGCCCACACATCAATTGTAATTAGCTGGGTGTAGCCCTGCTCTGGTGCCACATCTCTTGGATTCTGCAGGAAATCCTTGCCTCTGAGCTTCTGTTCATGCCCTATCCTCTTTGGTCTGCTATCTAATTCCCAAGTCACAGCTTCAGTAGAAGCAGTGAGTTGAACCTGTGTGGTGTAGTTTGAGTCTGCCTGGCCTAGGGGAAGAAAAGGCTAGAAGTGGGGCACAGTCAGCAGGAAGTATCCATCCCGAGTGTGGGGTCAGCATGGGCCATTGGTGCATGGGAGGCTTGTAGGATGCTCAGGTACTGAGGGGCCAAATAGGGTGTGGGTCATAGCTCTGAAATCATGTGACTTCTTAGAAGTAGCCCTTCCTAGTGGGGTGTTACAGGAAATTAGCTCATTGAGGTGGCCTGCTTTTGAGGCACCCAGTTTGTCTCAGGATGGAAAGGTTTCTTGGCTGGGAAggaagttttgccttttctaggaAAATTGCCCTCTTCCCTGCCTGACCTTGCCTTTAGTGACTTTAAAGTTGTTCTACTAATGTTTTAATTTCTGGAACTTCTAGAGACCAGGGGGAATGAGCAGGAAGCAGCCTGCTGTTTTCCAGACAGTTAAGGACTGCTAGGAACGCCACTTCCATTTGAACCACTAAACCCATGGTCTTGCTTGTCACTGACATGACTGCAGTCTGAGAACTTGCTCCCTCATTTGCAGTTGTGCTTAGAATGTTGGCAGGTTGTACTCTACTTCCTTCCTGTGTGCTTTTGGCAGAGTGGCTCCGGGCCCAGCACCACATGTCACAGTTTCTATAGATGTTTGGGGTTGGAGCCTGCTGACCTCTCTTGAGGTGTCCCCCTGCATCCACCTGGGCCTGCCTTCTACTCCCTGAGCCCCTAAGGGAGGAGCCAGCCTGCAGGTTGAGCCCAGGACGGGTCTTTTATCTTGTGCACCCTGGGCCTGTGGGTGGGGAAGATGGTAGACACTGGACCTCCCAGTCCTGTCCTCATACACTGCTTTCCCACAGGGAAGGTGCTGAGCTACTGGTGCTTCAGCCCTGGCCACAGCATGCGCGAGCTAGTCCACCAGGGTGTCCGAACCCTGATCCTCACCAGTGGCACGTTGGCCCCGCTGTCTTCCTTCGCCCTAGAGATGCAAATGTATGGGTCACCACTGGCCATAGGCCACAACCCTGGGAACagagtggagatggggaggaggtTCTGCCCTGGGCTCCAGGGATCCCTGTGGACCAGGGTGCTTGGAATCCCAGACCTCAGTGGCCACCCACTGTTTTCTTCCTCTGGCCACACCCAGCCCCTTCCCAGTCTGCCTGGAGAACCCACACGTCATTGACAGGCACCAGCTCTGGGTCGGGGTTATCCCCAGAGGCCCTGATGGAGCCCAGCTGAGCTCTGCGTTTGACAAACGGTATGAATTCTTGGTTTCTGGGCCTCACTTTCTCATGTGGGGGAGGTGGTAGGGTCTGGGAGTCTTAAGACAGTGACCTCCCTGATTCTGTGCAGGTTTTCTGAGGAGTGTCTGTCCTCCCTGGGGAAGGCTCTGGGTAAGTGCTGGTCCACTAAGGAGCCCGCATCCCTCAGGAAGCCCGTGCCCCACCAGTGGGCCTCCTACCCCATTCCGAGGTATCTTGGGTGCCAACACATTCAGCCCCTACTCCTCAGAGCCACTCAGGCCTCTACAGACCTCCAGGCCCTGCATTGACCACAGCACTGTCCTTCTAGGCAATATTGCCCGTGTGGTGCCCCATGGGCTCCTggtcttcttcccttcctatccTGTCATGGAGAAGAGCCTAGAGTTCTGGAAGGTGTGAACCCTCCGCATGTTCTCCTGGGGAGAAGGGGGTCcctaaaatggccaaaaatctGGGCAAGGTGGGTGGGCAGAGCCAGGGTATAGCTGCAGCTCCCACCTGCCCATTTGATGGGTGGAAGGGCTGCCCATTTACGTCCTATCctgttctcttcctctcccaggCCCGAGACTTGGCAAAGAAGGTGGAGGCTCTGAAGCCTCTGTTTGTGGAGCCCAGGAGCAAAGGCAGCTTCGCAGAGGTCCGTGCCTGGGTGGGGCCCTGAGTCTGCTGGAGCCCTGCCTCCACTATCCTTGGAGGCCCTGGGCTAGCCACTGTTTGACCAGAAGCTCTGGCTGGCTCCAAGCTTCCTCTTCAGGGGCCTGTGCTTCCTTCCTGGCCCTGGGTGTGTCACCTTTAGAAAGCTCTGACATGGTGATGAGGGCAGCTGACCCTTATGTCCGAGTGAGGTCGTCAGCCACTCTAACTCTGGGGTTCCCTGTGTTTTCTGGGAAATACTGGGTAGGCTCTGGGTGCTGGGTGTGGGTCAGCTGGGAATTGGGTCATGAAGGTGCTTCCAGAACCCTGCTGTCCCACTCAGCTGGGATGATCCGCATCTGTGAGGATGAGGTTCTGGGGTCTTACTTGACAGCAGTGCTGGGCTCAGATCTCCTGACCAGCCTCTCCGTCTAGGTCATTGATGCATACTACCAGCAGATCGCCTCCCCAGGCTCCAGTGGAGCCACCTTCCTAGCAGTATGCCGAGGCAAGGTGAGACCTCTGCAAGTCATCTTCCTCTGCCTGGCTGCCTGTTTCTTTGAGGGGGCCGAGGCGAGGGGCAGGCACCTGTCTTTCCCTTTGGGCCCCATGTCCAGCCAACAAATTAGGAGGGAGTGGTGACAGGGTCCCTGCAGGGCACTGGAGCCATTGAGACCAATTCACAGGATAAGAGTAGGCAAGAGGCAGGGGGTTCTGGGTATGGCAGAGTTGGGCCTAGCTGGGGTCTGAACCAAGGGTGGAGCTTCCTCTTGCCACTACTCACACCTAGGAGAAGTGGATTTGAGGACTGGGGCATGGGCAGACCCTAGGGAGGAGCCCCAAGCTTGGGCGGAATCAAACAGCTCCTGGGCCTATCTATCCCCTAGGCCAGTGAGGGGCTGGACTTCTCAGACGTGAATGGCCGTGGAGTAGTTGTCACGGGTCTCCCATACCCCCCGCGTATGGACCCCCGGGTGGTCCTTAAGATGCAGTTCCTGGATGAGATGAGGAACCAGAGTGGGACTGGAGGGCAGGTGAGACCACAGTGCTGGAGCTGGGGGGCAAGGAGCTCCAGTGAACAAGGATCTTTATGACCGAGCCCCCTTGCCCCTGCAGTTCCTCTCTGGGCACGAGTGGTACCGGCAGCAGGCCTCCAGGGCTGTGAACCAGGCCATTGGGCGGGTCATCCGACACCGCCATGACTATGGCGCCGTTTTCTTGTGTGACCACAGGTACAGGCGGCACTCTACCTGGCCATCCCCATCTCCTTCTGGTCTGAGGCCCTTTCTAGATCCTAGACCCTCCTTTACACAAGACCTCCAGCAGTCTCTCTGACTCTGCTGGCAGACACTGATCCTTCAGAGTGGAACCTGAGCCTGTCAAGTGGGCTGTAGAACAGGAGTTGCCCTCAGACCTTTTGGCAGAGGACTCTGAGGCTAATGGCCACACAATCCTCAGGTTCACCTATGCTGATGCCAGAGCCCAGCTGCCCTCCTGGGTGCGCCCGTACCTCAAAGTGTATGACAACTTTGGCCCTGTCATCCGAGATGTGGCCCAGTTCTTTCGTGTTGCCCAGAAAACTGTGAGCTCCCAAATAACCCAGCTTGTTATGCCCACGCCCTACCCAGGAGGGAATGGGGTCCTTTCTTGGAGGAACCATTGAAGCAGTCTCACTTATCATTCTGCAGATACCTGCACCGCCTCCCCGGGCTGTGGCCCCAGGTGTGCATAAAGGAGAAGCTGCTGTCAGGGTGACCACCTTGCCTACCTCCCTTCTCAACACCAGGAAAGCCACAAGCCTGGATGTGCATGTGCCCAGCCTGAAGCAGAGGACCACAGGTGTGTGAGGCCAGGTGTGGGGCCATGCAGGGCAGAGCCAGCAGCCTTGCTCCCAGTGAACTTTGCTGCCATACCATGTTCCTACAGGATCACCAGCCAACAGAGACCCCGAGAGCAGCCTGTATGTAGAATATGAGCAGGAGCTGGTCCCTGCCCAGCAGAGACCGATGGGACTGCTGGCCGCCTTGGAGCACAGCGAGCAGAGGGCTGGGATGCCTGGGGATGAAGCCTGTTCTAGGGAAGAGGAGGTGCGGGTCAGGGAGAGGGGTGCCTGAGCACGGACAGAGACCCTGGGGTACCTGAGACTGGCTTCGGTTCTGCCCATCTGACCTTAAGCAAATGGGGGATTTCATCATCTCTGGCTATGCTATATGCCCTCAGTCCCAGGCTGCTGGCTCCCAGGCAGAGGTGCTCCCTAGACCACAGATGCtgttccccccaccaccactggcAGATCATGCTGGCACAGCCTACCCAGGATCTGGCACTTGCTGCCGCCTGCTAGGAGGGCTGGGCTGCTGGTGGAACCCAAGTTCCTTCTCCCCTGAGGCCTTTACCCAAAAGCACATAATTTCCTAGGCCTGGCTTAGAGCTCCCTCCCTGCTTTCGGCTTCTTCCTAGAAGCCATTCCTTTCTGCCCTCCGTCCCTATACTGCAGGTGAATTCTAGGCACTGGCAGTCTGCAGTTCTCATAAAACTCTCCTTGTGGCTGTTCTCGCCATCACTTGGAGAACACAAGGGCCAGTGGCACGACACATGAAAGGAGCTAAATTGTAGCACTGCCACTAGGGCTCAGGCATGACACCCTTTCTCTCAGGACCTCTTCTGGCCAGTCAGGTCCTAGAAACTAGGAGGATGTCGCACATGGTGTTTGGAGTCCTCAAGGTTTGGGTTGGGAACACAGTTGTGTCTTCCTCAGGTACCTGGTTGCTCCACCCTGTCCCTCCGGTGTGAGAAGAGGCTGGCCAGTGagcagagagcaggaaggaggaaggtcAGGCTGGTCAGCTGCCTGGTATGTGAGCCATCTCTGCAGTGATGCTGGCTGCTCATGAGCATGGCTGGGAATCTGACCCTTGTTACCTGTGACTCCCAACCAGGCAGGGCTGTGGCCAGACTCCTGGATAGCTCCACTGTTGAGCCCCAGGGAGTCTAAATTTATGGTTCATCTTGTGGGCAGCCTAAGAGACCCTTCcccagctgggtgctgatggcttattatgcctgtaatctggaggcagagatcagtaagatcacgattcaatattttgaaaaagccCAATACAAAACAtgtctggcggagtggctcaagtggtagagcacctgcctagcaagtgtgaggccctgagttcaaacctcagtactgcaaaaaaagaaatgaataaaagacCCATTCCCCTTCCATGTGGGATCTGGCCCAGCCCTTGGACACGTTTGGTTTGGGGCCTGCAGCCACCATGGCTCTCCCCTGGCCATAGTTGGTAGTGTGGCTCCGCTCTGACTTTTCCTGAGTACAGATGCTGACACAGAGGTGCAGTGTGTTCCCAGACTCAGTGAAAGCAATTGAATTATACCCTGAGCCAGGATGCCCCTTGTGTACTGGAAAGCCCCAAGTGTGGCTGCTTTTATCCATGTTCCTCAGCTTCTGGGAAGTACCAGGAGTGCCCAGGGAGGGCTAGTACCATCAGCCTGACTGCTAAGGGGCCTGGGCCTGCCGAGGGCTGGGGCATAGCAGGGAGGAGGTGCCTGGGCTATCCCTGCCTTGGTTTTTACAGGTCCTTGTGGGCCTGAGATCTGTAGAAGCGGGATGCAGCCTGTCCTTTGTTGTGAGCTACCCATCTTTGGAACTCAACTACAGCTGAAGTGGGGCAGGGagttgtggggggggggtggtccaGAGAGGCATATGTGACTTCCCCAGAGGCCTCTGTTAACTGCCTTTAGTGTGACTTCAGACAGGCTTGGGAGTCAGCCCACCTAGCACTGGAGCTTGCTTCTCCAGTTGCCCTCCTTGCCCTAGCAGTAGGTTCACTGGCAGTAGCCCTCATGGTAACACACTGTCCCAGGGGCAGAAGGGTTGGGGCTGGCCCTCATGGGGGTCTCACCCCATCCCATCCATTCCCTGTTGATCTGTGTCTAGCAGGAAGAGCCAGCAGCTAGTGCACAGGCAGGCAGAGCCAAGCTGTTCATGGTGACCGTGAAGCAGGCACTGAGCCAAGTCAGCTTTGACACCTTTACCCGGGCCCTGCAAGACTACAAGAGTTCTGATGACTTTGAAGCCCTGGTGGCCTGCCTCAGCCGCCTTTTTGCTGAAGACCCTAAGAAGCACACCCTACTCCAAGGTGCCCTGGCCTGCAGAGGCCTCCTGCCATGAACGTGGTACCATAGCTGTAGGGGAAGTAGAGCTACCACAAGGGCCAGGCAGGACTACTAAGGCCTAAGGGTGTTCTTGCTTCCTAGAGAATGGGCCTAGTGGGTGACCCACAGTCTCCAGAGCTCCCAGACCAGTGGTCACAGTGCATGGAGCCACCAGGCTGACATGACCTTCCCACAGGCTTTTACCAGTTTGTGCGACCCCACCACAAACAGCAGTTTGAGGACATCTGCTTCCAGCTAACAGGCCAAGGTTGTGGCTACCAGCCAGAGCACAGCCTTCCCCATGGACAACGAGCACAGCCAGCTCTGGACCCCACTGGTGAGCAGGACTTCAGGCAGAACCCTCAACTTTAGATCCAGGGGCAGGTGGCCCTGGAGTGGTCAGGATGGGCATCCCTGTGCTCTTGCTTGGCCTAGTCATCCTGCTCCTTTTGGGGGGGACTGACAGAAGCACCATAGCACAACACCTCTTTTGGGGTGAGGCCTGCCCCCCATGGTCCCAGATGCCACAGCCTTCTATCTGAACAGCTGAGCAGCCCCTCCAGAGAGGTGGCACCTGCTCCTATGCCTGCTGAGGAGCAGCCCAGGGTTCCCCAGAGCCAACTCTCTCAGAGGGGTTTCAGCTGCCTGGGGAGACCTGCCCTCTGGGATTGGTGTCCAATGATGAGTCTGGTGCCTGCAGCCATGACTCTGAGCTCCCAAGCAGGACTTACCTGGTCCTCCCAGCAGGATGACCAGCTTTGTGTGACATGCTTCAGCTTCTCTAGATGCCTCTCCCTGGTTTAAGAAGGCCTGATCTTCCCCTGACAGGCCTACCTCCTGCCTTGGGGACTGTTCTGGGCCATGGAGAGCATGTTTCTTCGAGAAGCAGGGAAACTGAACCCAAGCTGACCCTGTCCAAGGGTGTGGCTGAACAATTGGACCCTGGAGAGCACCTGAACCAGGGCAGGCCCCACCTGTCCACCAGGCCAACCCCACCAGGTACCTGGCTCCTGCAGACCCCAGATAGGGCCTGCAGTTCTTGAAGAGGCTCATACTTTATTTGGCCTGAGGGTGGCTTCCAGTTACCAGTGGAGctaaagggtgtgtgtgtggccgGGGTGGTGGggtggcggggcgggggggggtctCCTGAGCTGCTCTTGATTCTGCAATCCCCTCCCAGTTATCCCAAGCAGCTGAAGGACTCTCCAGGAGTTCTGTCTGAGGGGGAAGGGAAAATGTGGGAACTCTCCAGACCCCTGGACCTACAGGGCCTCTCCTGTCTCACCAGGAGACCCTGGCAGCTGTCCACAAGTTGGGTCTGGAGTGAAGCC from Castor canadensis chromosome 5, mCasCan1.hap1v2, whole genome shotgun sequence encodes the following:
- the Rtel1 gene encoding regulator of telomere elongation helicase 1 isoform X4; this translates as MPKLVLNGVTVDFPFQPYQCQQEYMSKVLECLQKKENGILESPTGTGKTLCLLCSTLAWREHLRDAISARKIAERVQGELFLNQALSSWGNNAAEGDSIACYTDIPKIIYASRTHSQLTQVISELRNTSYRPRICVLGSREQLCIHPEVKKQESNHMQIHLCRKKVASRSCHFYNNVEEKSLEQELATPILDIEDLVRSGSKHKVCPYYLSRNLKQQADIIFMPYNYLLDAKSRRAHNIDLKGTIVIFDEAHNVEKMCEESASFDLTPRDVTSGLEAIDQVLEEQTRVAQQGELHLEFSGDTLSSGLSMELEDIAKLKMILLRLEGAIDAVQLPGNDSGITKPGSFVFELFAEAQITFQTKGCILDSLDQIIQHLAGRTGVFTNTAGLQKLADIIQIVFNVEPPNSSLGSMVGPGVSQSYKVHIHPDTSHRRAAQQSDAWSATASRKPGKVLSYWCFSPGHSMRELVHQGVRTLILTSGTLAPLSSFALEMQIPFPVCLENPHVIDRHQLWVGVIPRGPDGAQLSSAFDKRFSEECLSSLGKALGNIARVVPHGLLVFFPSYPVMEKSLEFWKARDLAKKVEALKPLFVEPRSKGSFAEVIDAYYQQIASPGSSGATFLAVCRGKASEGLDFSDVNGRGVVVTGLPYPPRMDPRVVLKMQFLDEMRNQSGTGGQFLSGHEWYRQQASRAVNQAIGRVIRHRHDYGAVFLCDHRFTYADARAQLPSWVRPYLKVYDNFGPVIRDVAQFFRVAQKTIPAPPPRAVAPGVHKGEAAVRVTTLPTSLLNTRKATSLDVHVPSLKQRTTGSPANRDPESSLYVEYEQELVPAQQRPMGLLAALEHSEQRAGMPGDEACSREEEVPGCSTLSLRCEKRLASEQRAGRRKVRLVSCLQEEPAASAQAGRAKLFMVTVKQALSQVSFDTFTRALQDYKSSDDFEALVACLSRLFAEDPKKHTLLQGFYQFVRPHHKQQFEDICFQLTGQGCGYQPEHSLPHGQRAQPALDPTGLPPALGTVLGHGEHVSSRSRETEPKLTLSKGVAEQLDPGEHLNQGRPHLSTRPTPPGDPGSCPQVGSGVKPGQPAVSTYLADVRKALGSTGCSQLLTALRTYKQDDNLDRVLGVLAALTTARPEDFPLLKRFSMFVRPHHKQRFLQTCSDLMGLPATSTGSELPGPQDERPSMPPELALEAPLPGPSQWEKPGKSQTKISSFLRQRPAGSKRAEGTTTGPPHRHKKPEWGNPEDGVGTGGF
- the Rtel1 gene encoding regulator of telomere elongation helicase 1 isoform X5; its protein translation is MPKLVLNGVTVDFPFQPYQCQQEYMSKVLECLQKKENGILESPTGTGKTLCLLCSTLAWREHLRDAISARKIAERVQGELFLNQALSSWGNNAAEGDSIACYTDIPKIIYASRTHSQLTQVISELRNTSYRPRICVLGSREQLCIHPEVKKQESNHMQIHLCRKKVASRSCHFYNNVEEKSLEQELATPILDIEDLVRSGSKHKVCPYYLSRNLKQQADIIFMPYNYLLDAKSRRAHNIDLKGTIVIFDEAHNVEKMCEESASFDLTPRDVTSGLEAIDQVLEEQTRVAQQGELHLEFSGDTLSSGLSMELEDIAKLKMILLRLEGAIDAVQLPGNDSGITKPGSFVFELFAEAQITFQTKGCILDSLDQIIQHLAGRTGVFTNTAGLQKLADIIQIVFNVEPPNSSLGSMVGPGVSQSYKVHIHPDTSHRRAAQQSDAWSATASRKPGKVLSYWCFSPGHSMRELVHQGVRTLILTSGTLAPLSSFALEMQIPFPVCLENPHVIDRHQLWVGVIPRGPDGAQLSSAFDKRFSEECLSSLGKALGNIARVVPHGLLVFFPSYPVMEKSLEFWKARDLAKKVEALKPLFVEPRSKGSFAEVIDAYYQQIASPGSSGATFLAVCRGKASEGLDFSDVNGRGVVVTGLPYPPRMDPRVVLKMQFLDEMRNQSGTGGQFLSGHEWYRQQASRAVNQAIGRVIRHRHDYGAVFLCDHRFTYADARAQLPSWVRPYLKVYDNFGPVIRDVAQFFRVAQKTIPAPPPRAVAPGVHKGEAAVRVTTLPTSLLNTRKATSLDVHVPSLKQRTTGSPANRDPESSLYVEYEQELVPAQQRPMGLLAALEHSEQRAGMPGDEACSREEEVPGCSTLSLRCEKRLASEQRAGRRKVRLVSCLQEEPAASAQAGRAKLFMVTVKQALSQVSFDTFTRALQDYKSSDDFEALVACLSRLFAEDPKKHTLLQGFYQFVRPHHKQQFEDICFQLTGQGCGYQPEHSLPHGQRAQPALDPTGDPGSCPQVGSGVKPGQPAVSTYLADVRKALGSTGCSQLLTALRTYKQDDNLDRVLGVLAALTTARPEDFPLLKRFSMFVRPHHKQRFLQTCSDLMGLPATSTGSELPGPQDERPSMPPELALEAPLPGPSQWEKPGKSQTKISSFLRQRPAGSKRAEGTTTGPPHRHKKPEWAGFMCQGCGAEDTVPFQCPSCDFHRCWACWRQHLQASRTCPACHVATRKQSITQIFWLEPQ
- the Rtel1 gene encoding regulator of telomere elongation helicase 1 isoform X3, whose product is MPKLVLNGVTVDFPFQPYQCQQEYMSKVLECLQKKENGILESPTGTGKTLCLLCSTLAWREHLRDAISARKIAERVQGELFLNQALSSWGNNAAEGDSIACYTDIPKIIYASRTHSQLTQVISELRNTSYRPRICVLGSREQLCIHPEVKKQESNHMQIHLCRKKVASRSCHFYNNVEEKSLEQELATPILDIEDLVRSGSKHKVCPYYLSRNLKQQADIIFMPYNYLLDAKSRRAHNIDLKGTIVIFDEAHNVEKMCEESASFDLTPRDVTSGLEAIDQVLEEQTRVAQQGELHLEFSGDTLSSGLSMELEDIAKLKMILLRLEGAIDAVQLPGNDSGITKPGSFVFELFAEAQITFQTKGCILDSLDQIIQHLAGRTGVFTNTAGLQKLADIIQIVFNVEPPNSSLGSMVGPGVSQSYKVHIHPDTSHRRAAQQSDAWSATASRKPGKVLSYWCFSPGHSMRELVHQGVRTLILTSGTLAPLSSFALEMQIPFPVCLENPHVIDRHQLWVGVIPRGPDGAQLSSAFDKRFSEECLSSLGKALGNIARVVPHGLLVFFPSYPVMEKSLEFWKARDLAKKVEALKPLFVEPRSKGSFAEVIDAYYQQIASPGSSGATFLAVCRGKASEGLDFSDVNGRGVVVTGLPYPPRMDPRVVLKMQFLDEMRNQSGTGGQFLSGHEWYRQQASRAVNQAIGRVIRHRHDYGAVFLCDHRFTYADARAQLPSWVRPYLKVYDNFGPVIRDVAQFFRVAQKTIPAPPPRAVAPGVHKGEAAVRVTTLPTSLLNTRKATSLDVHVPSLKQRTTGSPANRDPESSLYVEYEQELVPAQQRPMGLLAALEHSEQRAGMPGDEACSREEEVPGCSTLSLRCEKRLASEQRAGRRKVRLVSCLQEEPAASAQAGRAKLFMVTVKQALSQVSFDTFTRALQDYKSSDDFEALVACLSRLFAEDPKKHTLLQGFYQFVRPHHKQQFEDICFQLTGQGCGYQPEHSLPHGQRAQPALDPTGLPPALGTVLGHGEHVSSRSRETEPKLTLSKGVAEQLDPGEHLNQGRPHLSTRPTPPGDPGSCPQVGSGVKPGQPAVSTYLADVRKALGSTGCSQLLTALRTYKQDDNLDRVLGVLAALTTARPEDFPLLKRFSMFVRPHHKQRFLQTCSDLMGLPATSTGSELPGPQDERPSMPPELALEAPLPGPSQWEKPGKSQTKISSFLRQRPAGSKRAEGTTTGPPHRHKKPEWGFMCQGCGAEDTVPFQCPSCDFHRCWACWRQHLQASRTCPACHVATRKQSITQIFWLEPQ
- the Rtel1 gene encoding regulator of telomere elongation helicase 1 isoform X1, which translates into the protein MPKLVLNGVTVDFPFQPYQCQQEYMSKVLECLQKKENGILESPTGTGKTLCLLCSTLAWREHLRDAISARKIAERVQGELFLNQALSSWGNNAAEGDSIACYTDIPKIIYASRTHSQLTQVISELRNTSYRPRICVLGSREQLCIHPEVKKQESNHMQIHLCRKKVASRSCHFYNNVEEKSLEQELATPILDIEDLVRSGSKHKVCPYYLSRNLKQQADIIFMPYNYLLDAKSRRAHNIDLKGTIVIFDEAHNVEKMCEESASFDLTPRDVTSGLEAIDQVLEEQTRVAQQGELHLEFSGDTLSSGLSMELEDIAKLKMILLRLEGAIDAVQLPGNDSGITKPGSFVFELFAEAQITFQTKGCILDSLDQIIQHLAGRTGVFTNTAGLQKLADIIQIVFNVEPPNSSLGSMVGPGVSQSYKVHIHPDTSHRRAAQQSDAWSATASRKPGKVLSYWCFSPGHSMRELVHQGVRTLILTSGTLAPLSSFALEMQIPFPVCLENPHVIDRHQLWVGVIPRGPDGAQLSSAFDKRFSEECLSSLGKALGNIARVVPHGLLVFFPSYPVMEKSLEFWKARDLAKKVEALKPLFVEPRSKGSFAEVIDAYYQQIASPGSSGATFLAVCRGKASEGLDFSDVNGRGVVVTGLPYPPRMDPRVVLKMQFLDEMRNQSGTGGQFLSGHEWYRQQASRAVNQAIGRVIRHRHDYGAVFLCDHRFTYADARAQLPSWVRPYLKVYDNFGPVIRDVAQFFRVAQKTIPAPPPRAVAPGVHKGEAAVRVTTLPTSLLNTRKATSLDVHVPSLKQRTTGSPANRDPESSLYVEYEQELVPAQQRPMGLLAALEHSEQRAGMPGDEACSREEEVPGCSTLSLRCEKRLASEQRAGRRKVRLVSCLQEEPAASAQAGRAKLFMVTVKQALSQVSFDTFTRALQDYKSSDDFEALVACLSRLFAEDPKKHTLLQGFYQFVRPHHKQQFEDICFQLTGQGCGYQPEHSLPHGQRAQPALDPTGLPPALGTVLGHGEHVSSRSRETEPKLTLSKGVAEQLDPGEHLNQGRPHLSTRPTPPGDPGSCPQVGSGVKPGQPAVSTYLADVRKALGSTGCSQLLTALRTYKQDDNLDRVLGVLAALTTARPEDFPLLKRFSMFVRPHHKQRFLQTCSDLMGLPATSTGSELPGPQDERPSMPPELALEAPLPGPSQWEKPGKSQTKISSFLRQRPAGSKRAEGTTTGPPHRHKKPEWAGFMCQGCGAEDTVPFQCPSCDFHRCWACWRQHLQASRTCPACHVATRKQSITQIFWLEPQ